From Thermotoga sp. Mc24, the proteins below share one genomic window:
- a CDS encoding L-ribulose-5-phosphate 4-epimerase, translating to MYEKERKELYNAHLLLEKYGLVAYTSGNVSVRIGDHVLIKPSGVPYTELKPEDFVVVDLEGNVIEGEKKPSVDTATHLYLYKHLDWAKSVIHTHSTFAMVWAILEKSIPVLCTAHADVFGEEIPLTEYAPVGSEAIGKAVVKVIGKSGAVLLRKHGVMIVGTSVDDAVKKAIFLEEVAKAAYFATLAGKPTPLPPDEVDHLYNQYHTKYGQK from the coding sequence ATGTACGAAAAAGAAAGGAAAGAGCTATACAATGCCCATCTTCTGTTGGAAAAATACGGTCTTGTCGCTTACACAAGCGGTAACGTGAGTGTGAGAATCGGTGATCATGTTCTGATAAAGCCCTCCGGTGTTCCATACACCGAGCTGAAACCAGAAGACTTCGTCGTGGTGGACCTTGAAGGAAACGTGATCGAGGGAGAGAAGAAACCCTCTGTTGACACAGCCACACATCTGTATCTCTACAAACACCTCGACTGGGCAAAATCCGTGATTCACACTCATTCAACATTCGCTATGGTGTGGGCAATTCTCGAAAAATCAATCCCCGTTCTTTGCACGGCACATGCGGATGTTTTCGGAGAGGAGATTCCTCTTACAGAATACGCTCCTGTAGGATCCGAGGCGATTGGAAAAGCTGTTGTGAAAGTGATTGGAAAATCCGGTGCTGTTCTTCTCAGAAAACACGGTGTTATGATCGTGGGGACCTCTGTGGACGATGCGGTGAAAAAGGCGATTTTCCTTGAGGAGGTAGCAAAGGCAGCGTACTTTGCGACACTTGCAGGAAAACCCACACCATTGCCACCTGACGAGGTGGATCATCTCTACAATCAGTACCACACCA